In Sander lucioperca isolate FBNREF2018 chromosome 21, SLUC_FBN_1.2, whole genome shotgun sequence, the following proteins share a genomic window:
- the LOC116059513 gene encoding cytochrome P450 2K1-like, with the protein MLEDLFQSSTSVSLLVAIVGLLVLLLFNSSFSSKDKQREPPGPYPLPLLGNLLQVDLNKLDISLVDLSKKYGPVFTVYLGLKKVVVLAGYRTVKQALVNHAEEFGDREVTPIFHDFNKGNGILFTNGDSWKEMRRFALTTLREFGMGKRISEEKIIEECRYLIEEFEKHKGKAFNNAQTVNNATSNIISAIMFGKRFEYKDPVFRAMVKRDNETIHLTGSASILMYNMFPWLGPFLKNWRDAMKNVEANREDIKSLIADLKETLNPEMCRCFVDAFLSRKLNVEESEIKDSHYHDENLVNSVMNLFAAGTDTTGNTLQWCLLFMAKYPHFQDQVQAELSRVVGSRQVRVEDRMNLPYTDAVIHETQRLASIVPMSIPHKTSRDVTFQGYFIKEGTTVFPLLTSVLHDECEWESPHTFNPSHFLDKEGTFIRRDAFMPFSAGRRVCLGESLARMELFLFFTALLQRFRFTPPPGVTEDELDLTPAVGFILTPSPHELCAVSRQ; encoded by the exons ATGTTGGAAGATCTTTTCCAGTCCTCCACTTCAGTCTCCCTGTTGGTGGCCATTGTGGGCCTGCTGGTCCTCCTCCTTTTTAACTCCAGCTTCAGCTCCAAAGACAAGCAGAGGGAGCCTCCAGGACCTTATCCTCTTCCCCTGCTTGGTAACTTGCTTCAGGTGGATCTTAATAAACTCGACATATCCCTTGTTGAT CTGTCCAAAAAATATGGACCAGTGTTTACAGTCTACTTGGGACTGAAGAAGGTGGTGGTCCTGGCAGGATACAGGACAGTCAAACAGGCTCTGGTCAACCATGCTGAGGAGTTTGGAGACCGAGAGGTCACTCCCATATTCCATGATTTCAACAAAGGAAATG GTATACTATTTACTAATGGTGACTCGTGGAAAGAAATGAGACGTTTTGCTCTAACTACACTGAGAGAATTTGGGATGGGCAAAAGGATTAGTGAAGAGAAGATCATTGAGGAATGTCGCTACCTGATTGAAGAATTTGAGAAACATAAGG GTAAAGCCTTCAACAATGCCCAGACAGTTAATAACGCAACTTCAAATATTATATCAGCTATCATGTTTGGAAAGCGGTTTGAATACAAAGACCCTGTCTTCCGAGCTATGGTGAAGAGAGACAACGAGACCATCCATCTGACTGGATCAGCATCCATCCTG ATGTACAACATGTTTCCTTGGCTGGGCCCTTTTCTTAAAAACTGGAGGGATGCGATGAAGAATGTGGAGGCCAACAGGGAGgacataaaaagcttaatagcTGACCTGAAGGAGACTCTGAACCCTGAGATGTGCAGATGCTTTGTTGATGCATTCCTGAGCCGTAAGCTAAATGTGGAG GAGTCTGAAATCAAGGATTCACACTATCATGATGAGAACCTGGTCAACAGTGTGATGAATCTGTTTGCAGCTGGGACTGATACTACAGGAAATACACTTCAGTGGTGTTTACTTTTTATGGCCAAGTACCCTCATTTCCAAG ACCAGGTCCAGGCAGAACTGAGCAGGGTGGTTGGTAGCCGACAGGTCAGAGTAGAGGACAGGATGAACCTGCCGTACACTGATGCTGTCATCCATGAGACACAGAGACTGGCCAGCATTGTCCCCATGTCCATTCCTCACAAAACCAGCCGAGACGTCACCTTCCAGGGCTACTTTATCAAAGAG gGGACTACTGTGTTTCCTCTTCTTACTTCTGTCCTGCATGATGAGTGCGAGTGGGAGAGCCCACATACCTTCAACCCTTCGCACTTCCTGGATAAGGAGGGTACATTTATCAGGAGAGATGCCTTCATGCCCTTTTCTGCAG GTCGCAGGGTGTGTCTTGGGGAAAGTCTGGCTAGGATGGAGCTCTTCCTTTTCTTCACCGCCCTCCTCCAGCGCTTTCGTTTCACTCCTCCACCTGGAGTTACAGAGGATGAACTGGATCTGACACCAGCTGTGGGCTTCATCCTCACCCCTTCACCTCATGAGCTGTGTGCTGTCAGTCGCC
- the LOC116059512 gene encoding cytochrome P450 2K1-like produces MSLLEDFVFFLFSSPTTLLVVVALFLVLYLVSSSFTSQEMGKEPPGPRPLPLFGNLLQLDLKRPYKSLCELSKKHGSVFTVYFGTSKVVVLSGYKAVKEALVSYADEFGDRYISPIFYDTNQGHGIIFANGDSWKELRRFALTTLRDFGMGKRVAEQKILEECHHLIQMFAKHEGKPFDTACPVNYATSNIISSIVYGSRFEYNDPRFKNMVRRANDTICITGSPQIQLYNMFPRLVGWIKNRQLILKNVEMTIRDVKDLIRHLKETLNPQICRGLVDCFLNRKQKEEDSSVMDTHYNEKNLIFTVTNLFAAGTDTTATTLRWSLLLMAKYPRIQDQVQEELGRVVGSRQVRVEDRMSLPYTDAVIHETQRLASIVPMAIPHKTSRDVTFQGYFIKEGTTVFPLLTSVLHDESEWDSPHTFNPSHFLDKEGKFTRRDAFMPFSAGRRVCLGESLAKMELFLFFTGLLQHFRFTPPPGVTEDELDLTPAVGFVLAPSPHELCAVSRNEEERSMAL; encoded by the exons ATGTCTCTTTTGGAGGATtttgttttcttccttttctctaGTCCCACCACTTTGTTGGTGGTTGTTGCTCTCTTTCTTGTCCTCTATCTTGTTTCCAGTAGTTTCACCTCCCAGGAAATGGGGAAGGAGCCCCCAGGACCAAGGCCTCTTCCCCTGTTTGGCAACCTTTTGCAGCTTGATCTCAAGAGACCCTACAAAAGCCTCTGTGAG CTTTCAAAGAAACATGGCTCTGTGTTTACGGTGTACTTTGGAACCAGTAAAGTGGTTGTTCTGTCTGGATACAAAGCAGTCAAAGAGGCTCTGGTCAGTTATGCAGATGAGTTTGGAGACAGATATATCTCCCCTATTTTTTATGATACGAATCAAGGTCACG gaATTATTTTTGCAAATGGAGACTCATGGAAAGAGCTGAGACGTTTTGCCCTCACCACCCTGAGGGACTTTGGGATGGGCAAAAGAGTCGCTGAGCAAAAAATCTTGGAGGAATGTCACCATCTGATCCAAATGTTTGCAAAGCATGAAG GAAAACCATTTGATACAGCATGCCCGGTGAATTATGCAACATCCAATATCATCTCCTCTATCGTGTATGGAAGCAGGTTTGAATACAATGACCCCCGATTCAAAAACATGGTGAGAAGAGCCAACGACACCATATGCATTACCGGCTCTCCACAAATCCAG CTTTACAACATGTTTCCCCGGCTGGTTGGTTGGATaaaaaaccggcagctgatattaaaaaatgttgaaatgaccaTCAGAGATGTCAAAGATTTAATCAGGCATCTGAAAGAGACACTAAACCCTCAGATCTGCAGGGGCCTTGTGGACTGTTTTCTAAATCGGAAGCAGAAGGAAGAG GACTCTTCAGTTATGGACACTCACTACAACGAGAAGAACTTGATATTTACAGTAACAAACCTGTTTGCGGCTGGTACTGATACCACAGCGACTACACTGAGGTGGAGTTTGCTGCTTATGGCTAAATATCCACGTATACAAG ATCAGGTCCAGGAGGAGCTGGGCAGGGTGGTCGGAAGCCGTCAGGTCCGGGTAGAGGACAGGATGAGCCTGCCGTACACTGATGCTGTCATCCACGAGACACAGAGACTGGCCAGCATTGTCCCCATGGCCATTCCTCACAAAACCAGCCGAGACGTCACCTTCCAGGGCTACTTTATCAAAGAG GGGACTACTGTGTTTCCTCTTCTTACTTCTGTCCTGCATGATGAGAGCGAGTGGGACAGCCCACACACCTTCAACCCTTCCCACTTCCTGGATAAGGAGGGTAAATTTACCCGGAGAGACGCCTTCATGCCCTTTTCTGCAG GTCGCAGGGTGTGTCTTGGGGAAAGTCTGGCTAAAATGGagctcttcctcttcttcaccGGCCTCCTCCAGCACTTTCGTTTCACTCCTCCACCTGGAGTTACAGAGGATGAACTGGATCTGACACCAGCTGTGGGCTTCGTCCTCGCCCCTTCACCTCATGAGCTGTGTGCTGTCAGTCGCAATGAGGAAGAGAGGAGCATGGCATTATAA